The Candidatus Bathyarchaeia archaeon genome includes a window with the following:
- a CDS encoding KEOPS complex subunit Pcc1 translates to MGCEVKGGAMAEINLSLSSEALARIILEALMPEIQRLPTKRSKVALKVEDDVLSLLVEAADVSALRASLNSYCWWILCLIRVLEEIEGGRHKSSV, encoded by the coding sequence TTGGGATGTGAAGTGAAGGGCGGTGCGATGGCTGAGATCAACTTGAGCCTTAGTTCCGAGGCTTTGGCAAGGATAATCCTTGAGGCTCTGATGCCTGAGATCCAACGCCTTCCCACTAAAAGGTCTAAAGTAGCCTTAAAGGTTGAAGATGATGTGTTAAGTTTACTTGTGGAAGCAGCTGATGTCTCCGCGTTAAGGGCCTCACTAAACTCCTACTGCTGGTGGATCTTATGCTTGATACGGGTCTTGGAGGAGATTGAAGGGGGAAGACATAAATCCTCTGTTTAG
- a CDS encoding prefoldin subunit beta: MRGSSMSEPVEVPPYLQEQLAKLQQLQQTLQIIVNQKQQVEFELTDTTHALDELQKLADDAVVFKSIGALLIKKDRPSLVKELSERKELLNVRLSVLVKQEEKTREKLRELEQEIQTRLRPAQAS; encoded by the coding sequence ATGCGTGGGAGTAGCATGAGTGAGCCTGTTGAGGTGCCTCCATACCTTCAGGAGCAACTTGCAAAGTTGCAGCAGCTACAGCAGACGCTCCAAATTATAGTCAACCAGAAGCAGCAAGTCGAGTTCGAGCTGACAGACACCACCCATGCCTTGGATGAACTCCAGAAACTCGCAGATGACGCTGTTGTCTTCAAGTCTATAGGAGCACTCCTCATTAAGAAGGATAGACCCTCGCTTGTGAAGGAACTATCAGAGAGGAAGGAACTTCTCAATGTACGGTTGAGCGTTCTCGTGAAACAGGAAGAGAAAACTAGGGAGAAACTCCGCGAGTTAGAGCAGGAGATTCAGACAAGGTTGAGACCTGCTCAAGCCTCGTAA